One Thalassotalea atypica DNA window includes the following coding sequences:
- a CDS encoding cupin domain-containing protein, producing MKKINISEKFDLFSELWTPKVIAESNGQLVKIAKGEGELVWHKHDNEDELFIVFKGQLTLQLRSEDIVLNAGEMYVVPKGVEHCPKATPDTHFMMVEPSSTAHTGDTNSELTVSSDKQAWI from the coding sequence ATGAAGAAAATTAACATTAGCGAAAAATTCGATTTATTTAGTGAGCTTTGGACACCCAAAGTGATTGCTGAGTCTAACGGACAGTTAGTCAAAATAGCCAAAGGCGAAGGTGAGCTAGTTTGGCACAAACATGATAATGAAGATGAACTCTTCATTGTATTTAAAGGGCAGCTAACTTTGCAGTTAAGAAGTGAAGATATCGTACTTAATGCTGGTGAAATGTACGTTGTACCTAAAGGGGTTGAGCATTGCCCTAAAGCCACACCGGATACTCACTTTATGATGGTTGAACCTTCATCAACGGCACATACAGGTGACACCAACAGTGAACTCACTGTCTCATCAGATAAACAAGCTTGGATTTGA
- a CDS encoding dihydrofolate reductase family protein: MKYSVFIATSVDGFIAREDGSIDWLDNAGNKDADMGEHADMGFNAFIKSVDCMIMGRNTMEILSQFNLSPDQWPYGDLPIFVLSRTLKTLPENVTSKMTLWSGGIEDLIAKLNNENFQHGYIDGGQTIQSFIDLRLVNQLVLTRAPILLGKGIPLFTGNEETTQDIKLEHASAIAYPNNFVQERYKVRYD; this comes from the coding sequence ATGAAATACTCCGTATTTATCGCCACCAGCGTTGATGGTTTTATCGCCCGCGAAGACGGCAGTATTGACTGGCTAGACAACGCAGGCAATAAAGATGCAGACATGGGCGAGCATGCCGATATGGGTTTTAACGCTTTCATCAAAAGCGTTGATTGCATGATCATGGGTCGCAACACCATGGAAATTTTATCTCAATTCAACCTATCACCAGATCAATGGCCTTATGGCGACCTCCCTATTTTCGTGTTAAGTCGAACATTAAAAACGTTGCCTGAAAATGTCACCAGCAAAATGACTTTATGGTCAGGTGGTATTGAAGATTTAATTGCCAAGCTCAACAACGAGAACTTTCAGCATGGCTATATTGATGGCGGCCAAACGATTCAAAGCTTTATTGATTTAAGATTAGTCAATCAACTTGTTCTGACGCGCGCTCCTATATTATTGGGCAAAGGCATTCCATTATTCACTGGCAATGAAGAAACAACTCAAGACATCAAACTAGAGCACGCCTCAGCCATTGCTTACCCTAATAATTTTGTGCAGGAAAGATACAAAGTACGCTACGATTAA
- a CDS encoding DUF2798 domain-containing protein, which translates to MIPQKYTKLVFSFFMALMMSCIMSLVVTTFNIGLVDGLFQAWLKSWGFAFIVAFPTINVVAPIVQKLVQLVIKNQPSSPR; encoded by the coding sequence GTGATACCTCAAAAGTATACTAAACTTGTTTTTTCATTTTTCATGGCACTCATGATGTCATGCATCATGTCATTGGTGGTGACCACGTTTAACATTGGTCTAGTTGACGGATTATTTCAGGCGTGGCTTAAATCGTGGGGATTTGCCTTTATCGTTGCCTTTCCAACCATAAATGTCGTCGCCCCTATAGTGCAAAAGCTGGTGCAACTTGTCATTAAAAATCAGCCATCATCACCGAGATAG
- a CDS encoding GNAT family N-acetyltransferase: MNIEILDNPDQALIDFLDGKIAEFNWANWEVSERLPLAVQIRNDLGDVVAGAYARTFGNWLLLSTLWVSSELRGKDKGSEVLQAIEQAGKERGCKKCLLDTLNFQAMPFYLKHGYVTQWVQENYPETGCKYFMVKEL; the protein is encoded by the coding sequence ATGAACATAGAAATACTCGATAACCCTGACCAAGCATTGATTGACTTTCTCGATGGGAAGATCGCCGAATTTAACTGGGCTAATTGGGAAGTCAGCGAACGATTACCTCTGGCGGTACAAATAAGGAATGACCTAGGAGATGTGGTTGCAGGCGCCTATGCACGTACATTCGGCAATTGGTTGTTGTTAAGTACCTTATGGGTCAGTAGCGAGCTACGCGGTAAAGACAAGGGTAGCGAAGTGTTACAAGCTATTGAACAAGCAGGAAAAGAAAGAGGTTGTAAAAAATGCCTACTCGATACACTAAACTTTCAAGCCATGCCGTTTTATCTAAAACACGGCTACGTGACCCAATGGGTGCAAGAAAATTACCCAGAGACCGGTTGTAAATATTTTATGGTCAAAGAGCTTTAA
- a CDS encoding GNAT family N-acetyltransferase, with amino-acid sequence MISTRPAMLSDIDTLLDFEQGVIAAERPFDVSIKPDHVTYYNLEKLITGDDSLLLVAEENGILVGSGYALIMNSKPFEIHAKFSYLGFMFVDPNHRRKGINKLIIDDLIEWSKSKGMVEIRLDVFDKNEPAVRAYEKIGFSKTLVKMRMDIK; translated from the coding sequence ATGATCAGCACTAGACCTGCAATGTTAAGTGATATCGACACCCTGCTCGACTTTGAACAAGGCGTAATAGCCGCAGAACGCCCGTTTGATGTCAGCATCAAACCAGATCATGTCACATACTACAACCTTGAAAAACTGATCACTGGCGATGATTCCTTGTTATTAGTTGCGGAGGAAAACGGTATATTGGTTGGCTCTGGTTATGCCCTGATCATGAACTCAAAGCCATTTGAAATACATGCGAAATTTTCATACCTTGGTTTCATGTTTGTTGACCCAAACCACCGCAGAAAAGGCATCAATAAATTAATCATAGATGACCTAATTGAATGGAGTAAAAGCAAAGGAATGGTTGAAATTCGTTTAGACGTGTTTGACAAAAACGAGCCGGCGGTACGCGCCTATGAAAAAATAGGCTTCAGCAAGACCTTAGTTAAAATGCGCATGGATATTAAGTAA
- a CDS encoding transglutaminase-like domain-containing protein: protein MNQVSNDFLQATKILDFNHPKIQTLIEQKKWRELAPYDAVGAIYHFVRDEICFGYSFDDRLSASQVLSDGYGQCNTKGTLLMALLRAVGIATRFHGFTIYNELQRGAIPHYLIFFAPKRIIHSWVEVYLDYRWINLEGYIIDKPFLTQVQSSFADQCQQFSGYGIATKCLATPDIDWQGKDTYIQSEGIADDFGVYTQPDGFYETHGSNLSGVKKLLFRYVLRHLMNRNVNNIRANGIS, encoded by the coding sequence ATGAACCAAGTATCAAATGACTTTTTACAAGCAACAAAAATTCTTGATTTTAATCACCCTAAAATTCAAACCCTCATCGAACAAAAAAAGTGGCGAGAGCTCGCTCCTTATGACGCTGTAGGGGCAATATATCATTTTGTGCGTGATGAGATATGCTTTGGCTATAGCTTTGATGATCGCTTATCCGCCAGCCAAGTCCTTAGCGACGGTTACGGACAGTGCAATACTAAAGGCACCTTATTAATGGCACTATTAAGAGCTGTTGGTATCGCGACGCGCTTTCATGGTTTTACTATATACAACGAATTACAACGTGGCGCTATTCCACATTACCTTATCTTTTTTGCTCCCAAACGCATCATTCACAGTTGGGTTGAAGTCTACCTCGACTATCGCTGGATAAATCTTGAAGGTTATATCATCGACAAGCCCTTTTTAACCCAAGTACAAAGTAGCTTTGCCGACCAATGTCAGCAGTTCTCAGGCTATGGCATTGCCACTAAATGTTTAGCCACACCAGATATAGACTGGCAAGGAAAAGACACCTACATTCAAAGCGAAGGCATCGCGGATGATTTTGGTGTGTACACACAACCCGACGGGTTTTACGAGACTCATGGCAGCAATTTATCAGGTGTTAAAAAACTTCTATTTCGCTATGTGCTTCGACACTTAATGAACAGGAATGTTAACAATATTCGTGCAAATGGCATTAGCTAA
- a CDS encoding helix-turn-helix transcriptional regulator: MTTYMLDWGKMEGMVIKPTVWVQPGVVIIYGSSLDAAPHNHHAIQVIWPNNDALCKLNSKATSTLTIIDSNVEHQLQLSAGWILLVEPMCELGQALTSKLAGQSVSRIPLTNHTELVPTKISDVAIQLAPLFDALSLQHSIFALKTTVQDKRVQELIADLDLCLQGDCIKPTHWRASEVAEQLALSESRFLHLFSQELGIAWRPYLLWRRMMCAIQALINKSSATEAAHLAGFSDSAHLSRTFKKNFGMTIRQASSLFAAR, translated from the coding sequence ATGACAACATATATGCTTGATTGGGGTAAAATGGAGGGAATGGTGATTAAACCAACGGTTTGGGTTCAGCCAGGGGTGGTGATTATTTACGGCTCAAGCCTCGATGCGGCGCCGCACAATCACCATGCAATACAAGTGATTTGGCCCAATAACGACGCTTTGTGTAAGTTAAATAGCAAAGCCACTTCAACGCTCACTATAATAGACTCAAACGTAGAGCATCAATTACAACTGTCTGCTGGTTGGATTTTGCTGGTGGAGCCTATGTGTGAACTAGGGCAAGCCTTAACAAGTAAATTAGCAGGACAATCCGTTAGCCGAATTCCACTAACTAACCATACCGAATTAGTGCCGACTAAAATCAGTGATGTAGCAATACAGTTAGCCCCTTTATTTGATGCCTTATCATTGCAGCATTCAATATTTGCTCTTAAAACTACGGTGCAAGATAAGAGAGTACAGGAGCTAATTGCCGATCTCGATCTATGCTTACAAGGTGACTGTATTAAACCAACGCATTGGCGGGCTTCAGAAGTGGCTGAGCAATTGGCTCTGTCGGAAAGTCGTTTTCTCCATTTATTTAGTCAAGAGCTTGGTATAGCTTGGCGCCCTTACTTATTATGGCGACGCATGATGTGCGCCATCCAGGCTTTAATTAACAAAAGCTCGGCAACAGAGGCCGCTCACCTTGCAGGATTTTCAGACAGTGCCCATTTAAGCCGCACGTTTAAAAAAAATTTCGGTATGACCATCAGGCAAGCCTCGTCACTTTTTGCAGCTAGATAG